The genomic window GGGGCGGTAACCATCATCACGATCTTTAACCGATTAAAAAAGCTTACCCACCTTCTTTTTTGGATTAGTACCTCTCTAGCACTTATCGCGCTTTCGTTTATTGGCTTTAGCCAAATTCAAGCTCATCATCCAATAATTCTTTTTCTTGTAATTGGCTTTATATGTGGAATCGGTACGGGTCTCTCGATCACGACCCTTAATTATGCGATACAGACCATTCCACGAGATGAAGAGGTAGCAAGTATTGCCTCAATTTCACAATCTCTTACAAGCCTTGTTGTTATCGTTGCACCACCGACTGGAGCCGTCCTTACTCAAGCAGTGGGCGTTCAAACCATGTTCGCTTTGTCTGGCATCGTCTTAATCATCTGCTTGTCTTTACCTGCTTTATTAAAAGGGAAAAAGAAGAGACTCTCTTCTAAAAAGAAAAGAATAAACTATGATAACTCAAGCTTATAAGGAAAAAGGATGACATTTGTTTTATACTACAAAGGAAAGGAGAATGCATATGCGGATATTAGTAGTTGGCGGAGGTGGCGTTGGTGGATACTTTGGCGCAAGACTTGCGGAAAAAGGGGAAGATGTTACTTTTTTAGTACGAGAAAAGAAAAAGAAACGCCTTACCGAGCAAGGATTACATGTGAGAAGTATTCACGGAGACATTGATTTAATCCCATCTCTTTTAACGTCAAGCGATAAAGCAAACCCATTTGATCTCGTCATTTTCACAACAAAAGCGTACCACCTTGAACAAGCCATTCAGGATGTTCGTCCTTTTACAGATGAACAAACTTTGATTCTACCGTTGTTAAATGGCGTTGCTCATTATGAAACGCTCGATAAAGCATTTGGCGAGAATGTGATAGGCGGTCTTTGTTTTATTGAAAGCGCTATCGACTCAACCGAAGCAATTCGACAAACAAGCCAAGCTCACCGTCTCGTATACGGAAGTCGATCAGATCGTCAAACAGATCGAGTCGAACAGCTACATGCCCATTTTTCAGGAACAAAAGCAGATTTCATATTTTCGACTAACATCGAACAAGAAATTTGGCATAAATACCTGTTTATCACGGTGGCATCAGGTATCACAACTCTTTTCCGTTCAAGTATTGGTCCCATTCTCAGCAATGAAGAAGGCAAAGCCTTCATTAGAAGATTTTTAACTGAATGCGTTACGATCATGAAGGCTGAAGAAGCGCCTTTGTCCCCGACTATTATCGCTGATCATATGCGTACCTTTGAATCCGTTAACGCTGACATGAAGTCGTCCATGCTCCGTGATATGGAACAGCGTTCAACAACAGAAGCCCGCCATCTTCAAGGTTACTTAATAAAACGGGCCGCAAAACACGGTATTGAAGTCCCAACGCTTTCAACCGTTTACACAAATGTAAGCCTTTACGAAGCAAGACTTACATAAAACACAAAGAAGGCGTGGATTAAAAAACCACGCCCTCTTTCGTTTATTCTTTTCCTTCAAGAATGGCTACAGCTTCTTTAAGTGTCTCAGGTTGTCCTACATTCCCTGGAAAAATCACATACGCTTTCCCCGGGAACTTACTTTCCTGTCCTGTCTTCCAAACAGGAATTCCTGGTTTAATTTGACCTGCTACTACTGCTCTTTCAACACTTAGACCAATCGTCCCAATACTACTCGATGTTATCCCGCCTTTTGCTACGATATAACTCGGCTCAACTTCTAGATCCCGCACTATGCTTGTGACTGCATCAGAAATTTTAACCGATTGTTTTAATTCCTCTTCTTGCATATTGTCACCTAAATCCAGACGCTCTCTGCGTGTATAATAAACAACCGATTCCCCATTTTTAATGGCCTCTTCACATGCAAGACGTACACGTTTCGTTTCTTGTACAAATTTCTCGTCATCTTGCACAAGATGAACATCAAATTCGATTCCTTTTACTAAGCCACTATCAAGAAGGTGCTTAAGTTGTTCCGTTGTTTTTTTCACGTGGGAACCTACTGCAATTAGTCCACCATGCTGACTTCCTTTTGTGACCATATCTTCTCGTTTAAGTAACGGCTTATCTGTGATACCACCAATAACCTTTGTCAACGCAGCAGCACTTCGAGCGATAAAATGCTTCCTTTGCTTTAACGCTCTTAATAAAGCCGTTGCAAACACTTCAACATCTTCATAGCCAACAGCATTCACCACAATTTTTTGGAAATCAGTCGCTGCGGATAATTGTGCTGTAATTTTTTCAATGGCAACATCTCGTAAATCTTCAAGGGAAATGTAAATCGTCTCTTCTTTTTGGTAACGACCATTTGTTTTTTCTTCGATGTACTCACCTAAATGAGAAGAAGCAAAACCAAATGTGCGGTCATTGGCAAATTCCGTTTCTCCAGCCGGCACGAGTTCTGTACCATTTTGAACGTAATGAATATTATTAATGGTAAAGCGTCCTCCTTCTTTAAAGAAAGGAATGATAATTTCCCCATCAAAGTGCTTTTGTCCCATGGATTCAATTTTCGTTTTAATGGTTTCGGTTTCTAATGGATAATGTCCACGTAATGTTGAATCACCACGGCTAATAAGCAAATATGGAGTATTCTCCGCATCCGCAACTTCTTGTACACGTTCCGCAATTTCTTCATGACATTGAATGGTTTCCTCTTCAGTAAAACCGCGTGAATTTGTTAATATAAAGAACATCGATTGATCTTCTTTGAAACCAGCTTGAATCGATGCTTTCGTCCAATCTGTAAACACAGAAACGCCATGAACGGTTTGAATGCCTGTTGGATCGTCATCTAAGACAACAATCTTATATGGAGATGCTTGTTGTTCTGCTTTAAGAAGTGACTGTATTTCATGGCGATCGACAGGCTTAATGCTTGCAAACGTCTCTTCCGCATTTAACTGTTTCATTCGTTCTCCTCCTTGCGCTGAACGATTACATTGGCTAGCTTTTCATAGTGTTGAACAATGCCACCGTGATCGATTGCTTGCTTCCCATCAGCACTTAATGAATGGAAAATCTCAAGCAATTGACTGGAAAGCGGTAATGGAACGTGCATTTCATGCGCAGTATTCATAACGTTCGTTAAATCCTTCATATTAATATCAATTCGACCACCGGCGACAAAATTACGATCTAAAATCATCGGTATTTTTGCGTCCATCACGGTGCTACCAGCTAGACCACCACGAATCGCTTGATACATTTTTTCAATATCAATACCTGCCTTGGATGCCAATACAAGCGCCTCCGAAACAGCCGCAATGTTTAAATTAACAATAATTTGGTTTGCAAGTTTCGCTGTTGTTCCACACCCAGCGTCCCCAACAAGAACAATATCTGTTCCCATCGCTTCTAGCACTGGTTTTGCTTGAGCAAAAACGTCTTCTTCTCCACCAACCATAATGGCAAGTGTTCCATCAACGGCTTTAGGTTCTCCACCACTTACAGGGGCATCCAAGAAATGTACACCTTTTTCTGCTGCATGTGTCGCCATTTGCTTTGAATCAACAGGTGATACAGAGCTCATATCGACAATGATTAACCCTTTTTCTGCTCCTTCAATTACACCATTTACACCAAAAACAGCTGCGCGAACATGTTCACCTTTTGGTAACATCGTAATAAGTACATCACTGTTTTCAGCTACTTCTTTTCCTGACGAAGCTGCAACGGCACCTTCAGCAGCGATTGCCTTTACTGCATCTTGATTAAGGTCAAATGCCGTTACGCTAA from Shouchella hunanensis includes these protein-coding regions:
- a CDS encoding ketopantoate reductase family protein; the encoded protein is MRILVVGGGGVGGYFGARLAEKGEDVTFLVREKKKKRLTEQGLHVRSIHGDIDLIPSLLTSSDKANPFDLVIFTTKAYHLEQAIQDVRPFTDEQTLILPLLNGVAHYETLDKAFGENVIGGLCFIESAIDSTEAIRQTSQAHRLVYGSRSDRQTDRVEQLHAHFSGTKADFIFSTNIEQEIWHKYLFITVASGITTLFRSSIGPILSNEEGKAFIRRFLTECVTIMKAEEAPLSPTIIADHMRTFESVNADMKSSMLRDMEQRSTTEARHLQGYLIKRAAKHGIEVPTLSTVYTNVSLYEARLT
- a CDS encoding four-carbon acid sugar kinase family protein: MKQLNAEETFASIKPVDRHEIQSLLKAEQQASPYKIVVLDDDPTGIQTVHGVSVFTDWTKASIQAGFKEDQSMFFILTNSRGFTEEETIQCHEEIAERVQEVADAENTPYLLISRGDSTLRGHYPLETETIKTKIESMGQKHFDGEIIIPFFKEGGRFTINNIHYVQNGTELVPAGETEFANDRTFGFASSHLGEYIEEKTNGRYQKEETIYISLEDLRDVAIEKITAQLSAATDFQKIVVNAVGYEDVEVFATALLRALKQRKHFIARSAAALTKVIGGITDKPLLKREDMVTKGSQHGGLIAVGSHVKKTTEQLKHLLDSGLVKGIEFDVHLVQDDEKFVQETKRVRLACEEAIKNGESVVYYTRRERLDLGDNMQEEELKQSVKISDAVTSIVRDLEVEPSYIVAKGGITSSSIGTIGLSVERAVVAGQIKPGIPVWKTGQESKFPGKAYVIFPGNVGQPETLKEAVAILEGKE
- the garR gene encoding 2-hydroxy-3-oxopropionate reductase, which produces MNKRVGFIGLGIMGMPMTRNLLKAGFSVTAFDLNQDAVKAIAAEGAVAASSGKEVAENSDVLITMLPKGEHVRAAVFGVNGVIEGAEKGLIIVDMSSVSPVDSKQMATHAAEKGVHFLDAPVSGGEPKAVDGTLAIMVGGEEDVFAQAKPVLEAMGTDIVLVGDAGCGTTAKLANQIIVNLNIAAVSEALVLASKAGIDIEKMYQAIRGGLAGSTVMDAKIPMILDRNFVAGGRIDINMKDLTNVMNTAHEMHVPLPLSSQLLEIFHSLSADGKQAIDHGGIVQHYEKLANVIVQRKEENE